A genomic stretch from Gopherus flavomarginatus isolate rGopFla2 chromosome 3, rGopFla2.mat.asm, whole genome shotgun sequence includes:
- the STOML2 gene encoding stomatin-like protein 2, mitochondrial codes for MLGRAARGTGRLLLQSSRRPEPRAWLAPAPKRCSSSLPMNTLVLFVPQQEAWVVERMGRFHRILEPGLNFLIPLLDRIRYVQSLKEIVINVPEQSAVTLDNVTLQIDGVLYLRIMDPYKASYGVEDPEYAVTQLAQTTMRSELGKISLDKVFRERESLNACIVDAINQASDCWGIRCLRYEIKDIHVPPRVKESMQMQVEAERRKRATVLESEGTRESAINVAEGQKQAQILASEAEKAEQINKAAGEANAMLAKAKAKAEAIRLLADALTQQNGNAAASLAVAEQYVSAFSKLAKDSNTILLPSNTGDVTSMVTQALGIYGALTKPHAAKSPEVTPPALEVPKCPPTELPEADQVNSS; via the exons ATGCTGGGCCGGGCGGCGCGCGGCACCGGGCGGCTCCTGCTGCAG agCTCCCGGCGACCGGAGCCCAGGGCATGGCTGGCCCCAGCCCCAAAGCGATGCTCCTCCAGTCTACCCATGAACACCCTGGTGCTCTTCGTGCCCCAGCAGGAGGCCTGGGTGGTGGAGCGAATGGGCAGATTTCACCGCATCCTGGAGCCC GGTTTGAATTTCCTCATCCCACTGCTGGATCGGATCCGCTACGTACAGAGCCTCAAGGAAATCGTCATCAATGTCCCGGAGCAGTCGGCCGTCACCCTGG ATAACGTCACCCTGCAGATAGATGGCGTACTGTACCTGCGGATCATGGACCCCTATAAG GCCAGTTATGGGGTGGAGGACCCCGAGTATGCAGTGACCCAGCTGGCCCAGACCACCATGAGGTCCGAGCTGGGCAAAATCTCCCTGGACAAAGTCTTCCGG GAGCGGGAGTCCCTCAATGCCTGCATCGTAGATGCCATCAACCAGGCCTCGGACTGTTGGGGAATCCGGTGCCTGCGCTACGAGATCAAGGACATCCACGTGCCTCCCCGGGTGAAGGAGTCCATGCAGATGCAG GTGGAGGCTGAGCGACGGAAACGGGCGACAGTGCTGGAGTCAGAGGGAACCAGGGAATCAGCCATCAATGTAGCAGAGGGGCAGAAGCAGGCCCAGATCCTGGCCTCCGAGGCCGAGAAGGCCGAACAGATCAACAAAGCTGCTG GGGAGGCCAATGCCAtgctggccaaggccaaggccAAAGCAGAAGCTATTCGGCTCCTGGCTGACGCTTTGACGCAGCAG AACGGCAACGCAGCTGCCTCCCTGGCTGTGGCGGAGCAGTATGTGAGCGCCTTCTCCAAGCTGGCCAAGGACTCCAACACCATTCTGCTGCCCTCCAACACCGGGGATGTCACCAGCATGGTCACGCAG gccctgggcaTCTACGGCGCCCTGACCAAGCCACACGCTGCCAAGAGCCCGGAAGTGACCCCACCCGCCCTCGAGGTCCCCAAGTGCCCCCCCACAGAGCTGCCTGAGGCGGATCAGGTGAATTCCAGCTAG